One window from the genome of Hyperolius riggenbachi isolate aHypRig1 chromosome 6, aHypRig1.pri, whole genome shotgun sequence encodes:
- the LOC137522211 gene encoding E3 ubiquitin/ISG15 ligase TRIM25-like has translation MAFANVSEEELSCSICLSVYQDPVMLRCGHNFCSSCIGDVLDAQEGSGYSCPQCRTEFAERPALHRNITLRNIAESLQPNIPKHKISGILCNYCINSSVPAVKTCVLCEASLCEGHVKVHNKAAEHVLIEPTTCLENRKCSVHKKILEYYCNEDSMCICVSCSLNGKHKGHHVEPINDAFENKRKKLRNDVEGFLLQNLQAKSRIQTLLDHQMKVKEGASSAKNTVTDLVRTIHQKLDALEKKIIDEFDQREDKISTRIAELIQHLVSEVDNISKKMMEVEKLCNMADPLDFLHEAEKDDYMKTVDHKGSVELGEVTEVSHLHEEMIVINLLKGLIHIVNETKMDTIVQTPAEVVFDEDTAGNHITVSKDLKTASCGDMEIYYPPNPRRFVLNQVLSKNTFSSGQHYWEVETGKTGNWRMGVAYSSIDRKGAVGSNNKSWVLRRCTEYCGVIYNDEEIHFPYTFSSQNFGLYLDYDAGRLSFYELCDPIRHLHTFTATFTEPLHAAFLLFATNAKLINIT, from the coding sequence ATGGCGTTTGCTAATGTCAGCGAGGAAGAACTGAGCTGCTCCATCTGCCTGAGTGTCTACCAGGACCCTGTTATGCTGAGATGTGGCCACAACTTCTGCAGCAGCTGTATAGGAGATGTGCTGGATGCACAAGAAGGATCTGGCTATTCCTGTCCTCAATGCCGTACAGAGTTTGCAGAGCGTCCTGCACTGCACAGGAACATCACTCTAAGGAACATTGCAGAGAGTCTCCAGCCTAATATTCCAAAGCACAAGATAAGTGGAATCTTGTGTAACTACTGCATTAACTCTTCAGTGCCTGCTGTAAAGACATGTGTGCTTTGTGAAGCTTCTCTGTGTGAGGGTCATGTGAAAGTCCACAATAAAGCAGCAGAACATGTACTGATAGAGCCGACCACTTGCCTGGAGAACAGGAAGTGCTCCGTCCACAAGAAGATCTTGGAGTATTACTGTAATGAGGATTCTATGTGCATCTGTGTGTCCTGCAGTCTGAATGGGAAACATAAGGGACATCATGTGGAGCCAATTAATGATGCTTTTGAGAACAAAAGaaaaaagctgagaaatgatgtTGAAGGATTTTTGTTACAAAACCTACAGGCCAAGAGCAGGATCCAGACACTTCTAGATCATCAGATGAAAGTAAAGGAGGGTGCATCTAGTGCAAAAAATACAGTCACTGATTTGGTTAGGACCATCCATCAAAAGTTGGATGCTCTAGAGAAGAAAATAATTGATGAGTTTGACCAACGAGAAGATAAGATCTCCACCCGTATAGCTGAACTTATCCAGCATCTGGTTTCAGAAGTGGACAATATCTCGAAGAAGATGATGGAGGTTGAGAAGCTGTGCAACATGGCAGATCCACTGGATTTTTTACATGAGGCAGAGAAAGATGATTACATGAAAACAGTAGATCACAAGGGTTCAGTGGAACTGGGGGAGGTCACTGAGGTGTCACATCTTCATGAGGAAATGATTGTTATAAATTTGCTAAAGGGTTTGATCCATATTGTGAATGAAACTAAGATGGACACGATTGTGCAAACACCTGCAGAGGTTGTGTTTGATGAGGACACAGCTGGAAATCATATAACTGTTTCAAAAGACTTAAAAACTGCTTCTTGTGGAGATATGGAAATCTATTACCCACCAAATCCAAGGAGATTTGTACTCAATCAGGTTTtaagtaaaaatacattttcatctgggcaacactactgggaggtggAGACAGGAAAGACAGGGAACTGGAGGATGGGGGTAGCTTATTCAAGCATAGACAGAAAGGGAGCCGTTGGGAGTAATAATAAGTCCTGGGTTCTGCGTAGGTGTACTGAATATTGTGGTGTTATATATAATGATGAAGAGATACATTTTCCGTACACATTTTCCAGTCAGAATTTTGGACTATATCTGGATTATGATGCTGGGCGGCTGTCCTTCTATGAGCTGTGTGACCCAATCAGGCACTTACACACCTTCACCGCCACCTTCACTGAGCCTCTTCATGCTGCGTTTCTACTCTTTGCGACCAACGCAAAACTTATAAATATTACTTGA